In the genome of Lathyrus oleraceus cultivar Zhongwan6 chromosome 4, CAAS_Psat_ZW6_1.0, whole genome shotgun sequence, the window TAAGGTCCCAATCAATTGGACAATTAATTTTGCCCATGGATAGTTTCCTTTTTTAAACCATCCTTTAGCGTATAGATGCCTCTCCTTTCAATTTTTCATATTCAGAAACGTGAGATTTCTCACATTCCTCACTATCTTTCTCTAAAATATATTAACTTTCTCTCACATAAATTTAATTGTAGTGCTTTGAGAAATGTTCTTATGTTTAAGTTAGAAAATTGTTCTAGATATGGTAATATTATAAATTCACCAAGAGTTTTTTTTCATCCCGAATGAATATCTCTTCCTTAGAAAGTGTTTGTTTGTATTCGAAGCTAAACCCATTAAAAGTTTTTGTTGGAGGATTTAACGTTAAGTTTCTATTTGGTTTGTGAGCTGAGCCACTTAAGGAAAAAATCACTTTCTGGTTTCCTAAAGATAACTAGTGTAAAATCTTCTTATCGATTCTTGACTTAACCCAATGTAAAATCTCAACTTGGTTCGAGACCAACCTGATGTAAAATCTCCGTTCGGTTCACCATTTCATTAGTTATAAGAACGTCGTTCAGGATCTGCCTATCTTTAACAAAAACTGACTGAGACTCATAAATAACACTTCCAATCACGTGTCTCAGCCTATTAACAAGAATTTTAGATAGAATTTTAAAGAGATAGTTAACCAAAGAAATAGGTCGAAAATCCAAAAAATGTCGATGACTCTTAACTTTGGGAATCAAATTAAAAAAAGAATTGTTTATGCATTTGGTCAACTTGTCATTACAGTGAAAATCTGCAAAAAAGCGCATCAACTCATCTTTTAAGACGTAACAAAAGTTTTTGATAAAGCCAAGATTAATTTCATCCACTCCAAGACTCTTAAAACTGTCACAATCCCAAACTGCTTGTTTAATCTCAACCTCTGGAAAAGGTAGAGTCAAAACCGACTTCTCCTCCCTAGTGATTGGTTTATATTGTTGAACGATGAACCGCTATCGCCTCTAATTTCTTTCGTAATTTCACGTATTAAAGATTATCAAGTAAATTAGAAAAATAGAAAGAAGTCATTGTTGCCCGAATAACATATTCTAGATTCTGCATGACTCAAAATCCTATGCGTCATGATCTTCTACTACCAACCACATTTATAAAATGATCTAACCGAAACCTATTTTAAATTGCACCGTCACGGAAGTCACCCACTAGTGTCCATAAATTTCTTATGATTATAATCCtttatgaaaaataaaaacaattttAAGAATTATTTTAAAATTTCTAACAAATATTTACCTGCATATAGCTTATAGCAACAGACTTGCTCATCTACCATTTGCAACAGACTCCAATGGTGTATGTGAATGCATGTATAAACAATACATAAATGTTTTTCTACACAATTTTTTTCACAATTTTCTTACACCAAACATTACATAAATAAATATTCAAATACTAAGTTGAATTATATAGTTTCCAACCTAACCAAAAATCCAAGAGAGAAACATCGAGAAGTGTTCCCTCCCTCAAATAATTTATTAAGAtagtaaaaaaaaaaagaatagaacAGAATTAGGTCTTTATATATATCatatcactctcactcactctttaCTTTCTATCTATGAACTGTCTCTCTGCACCTCTCTTTCACAACTCATAATCAAAAAAAGCATATCCTAAGTGTGTTTGTTAACTTGTCCATCCATCTATCAATCAATCAGTTCAATCAAAAGACCAATCATCAATACCGAATATAATctatcatatcatatcatgtccTCCTCTTCTTTATCCTTGGACCACCTCCCTCCTTCCGAGCAACTTTGTTATGTCCACTGCAACATTTGTGACACCATCCTTGCTGTATATATATCTATATACCACTTTCTCACACATTTTACTTCTCTATCTaggtttttttttctttcatttctcaacatttttctttgtttctttATCTTGCAGGTGAGTGTTCCTTGCACTAGCTTGTTCAAGACTGTTACTGTGAGATGTGGCCATTGCACTAATCTCCTTCCTGTTAACATGCGTGCACTGCTTCTTCCATCTCCTAACCAGTTTCATTTGGGACACTCTTTCTTCTCCCCAACTCATAACCTTCTGGTTAGTTATAAATtacactctctctctctctctttttaaTATTGTTTGTTGATACAtgattttttgtttgtttttgtagCAGGAGGAGATGCCAAACCAAGTTCCAAATTTCATGATGAACCTCACAAACACACCAAATGAGTTCTCCATGCCTCCTAGGACTGTTCCTGATGAGCTTCCAAGGCCACCGATCATAAACAGACGTGAGATTTTTCATAATCAATTATAAGAAAAGCTATTACCTTAAAACCCTTCTATATTTTAAAGTGTACTTGCCCTAAAAGTTATAAAATATAATCACCTTATTTTATCATACAAAATATTTGTAAAAGAGGTTAAGAACAGCTAGACTGTAATCTCTAGTTTAGGGCACAGTCCTTTTTCACGAGGCTAACTAGTTAAATTAATGAAAAATTCAACAAAAATGAAAGTGATTTTGAAAATATCTGATGATGGTGTGTTAATGTCCAGCTCCAGAAAAGAGACAGAGAGTTCCATCAGCATACAACCGCTTCATCAAGTGAGTACAACAACTCATTTTAAAACATTGTACTTCTCTTTTGAGTATAATATATAGTTTTAATTTTTTCTTTGTTAATATTATTAAAGTGTGAAGAAAAATCTGAACATGGTCCATGTATGTGTAAATTTGCAGAGATGAGATCCAACGCATTAAGTCTGTCAATCCTGATATCACTCACAGGGAAGCCTTCAGTGCAGCTGCCAAGAATGTATGATTCTCCTtaacttaaataataatattatattCAAGAATTTAAATAAGACTGTCGCAATTTCGATCGGTACAGTTGCTATGGCAATAACTGCGGTCGTCGCTGTGTGAATTAATGAGTACTTTTAGATACCATTTTGTCGCGAATGTTTTTCAAAACCTTGATTATATTACATGAAACTAATAACCCTAGTGGTTTCAACACAATAATGTATGACATTAAAAGGAagaattttttataaaaaaacatGTAAATGATTTTAAGAAAAAAGTCATGTGAGTTAAGATTCACAAGAATCCAATTATTTTGAAGACCATGATAGTATTTCTCTGCTATGTTTTCACAAATCAAAATGAATGATAGGTTGTTACTAGTCCATTTTGGACTATCTTTTGATATGTGACATAAACTTTATGTATGACAGTGGGCCCACTTTCCACACATTCACTTTGGTCTCATGCCTGATCAGAATATGAAGAAGACAAATGTGTGCCAGCAGGTAaatcatctcatatcatatcatcCACCTCTATTCTCGCTGAAAATATGTTTCAGACAAATAATTCATATGTGGATCGATCGATCCACTGACTTTTGCTTTCTGATTGATTGATTTTTGTGTCATTTTCTATTTTGTCTAGGAAGGAGGAGATGGTCAGGTTCTGATGAAAGATGGGTTTTATGCTTCTGCTAATCTTGGAGTTTCGCCATACTAATATGCATCGATCTTTGTATGCTTGCAATGAAGACTTAATATAGTATAATGTTGTCACTAGTTTGATCTTTTGTGATTTTGCATGCATGtaatttgtttcttttttttttttaattatggAGTTTTATGTTCTTGAGTTTCCTTAATTGTAACGTAGCTGATTACTTATCTAATCAATAAATAATTAGCTTTGTTTTGTTGTTATATGTTTGTTCCTTTGTGTGTTTGCAGATgtattaatttaaatttttttaagaGCAAAGATACAATCTATGAGAGCATGGACTACTAATTTT includes:
- the LOC127074138 gene encoding axial regulator YABBY 1 isoform X2, encoding MSSSSLSLDHLPPSEQLCYVHCNICDTILAVSVPCTSLFKTVTVRCGHCTNLLPVNMRALLLPSPNQFHLGHSFFSPTHNLLEEMPNQVPNFMMNLTNTPNEFSMPPRTVPDELPRPPIINRPPEKRQRVPSAYNRFIKDEIQRIKSVNPDITHREAFSAAAKNWAHFPHIHFGLMPDQNMKKTNVCQQEGGDGQVLMKDGFYASANLGVSPY
- the LOC127074138 gene encoding axial regulator YABBY 1 isoform X3; its protein translation is MSSSSLSLDHLPPSEQLCYVHCNICDTILAVSVPCTSLFKTVTVRCGHCTNLLPVNMRALLLPSPNQFHLGHSFFSPTHNLLQEEMPNQVPNFMMNLTNTPNEFSMPPRTVPDELPRPPIINRQKRQRVPSAYNRFIKDEIQRIKSVNPDITHREAFSAAAKNWAHFPHIHFGLMPDQNMKKTNVCQQEGGDGQVLMKDGFYASANLGVSPY
- the LOC127074138 gene encoding axial regulator YABBY 1 isoform X1; protein product: MSSSSLSLDHLPPSEQLCYVHCNICDTILAVSVPCTSLFKTVTVRCGHCTNLLPVNMRALLLPSPNQFHLGHSFFSPTHNLLQEEMPNQVPNFMMNLTNTPNEFSMPPRTVPDELPRPPIINRPPEKRQRVPSAYNRFIKDEIQRIKSVNPDITHREAFSAAAKNWAHFPHIHFGLMPDQNMKKTNVCQQEGGDGQVLMKDGFYASANLGVSPY